In the genome of Sinorhizobium chiapasense, the window CGCTTCGGCCCAACATCGGGAGACGCATTTGCAGCTCACTGTCATAATCGAGCCAACTACGACCTGACTCGGTAGGTAGCTTCAGGAGCGGAGACAATGGCAAGGCACAGGATTTATACAACGAGCTTCGCAAGCGTTTACCCCCACTACGTGGCGAAGGCAGAGAAAAAAGGGCGGACCAAGGCGGAGGTCGATCAGGTCATCTCATGGCTGACCGGATATGGTCCGGAAGAGTTCGAAGCTCAACTGGCCCGGAAAACCGACTTTGAGACGTTTTTTGCAGACGCTCCGAAAATGAATCCCTCGCGAGCCTTGATCAAAGGCGTCGTCTGCGGTGTCCGCGTCGAGGACATAGAGGAGCCAACCATGCGAGAGATTCGCTATCTGGACAAGCTGATCGATGAGCTGGCGCGGGGCAAAGCGATGGACAAGATTCTGCGCGAGAATTGACGCGCCCGCCAATCTCTGTCCATGTCACGTTCTCGCAGGCAACGCGGACACCCGTTTGGTGGAGACGACGCCCGCTACAGCGTCAGGACAAGGAAGACCAGAAACGCGATGGGTATCGCGACCAGCAAGGTGAGAAGCAGTTCTGTGCCGACATTTTCCCAATAGCGCCGGCGCCAATATTTGTCAGGACGCCGCATGTGCGTGTCCTCCATCTTTCGATGCATTTTACTGCGATCTCGACAGGAAATCACCGGCATGAAGATCGCCAGCGGCCCGGGTGGCGCTGACCTTCTTCTCAGCGAGAATGCCTGGCACTGCGAGTAGGAATGCTCCAGAACGGACGTTTTATTTCGACCAGTGGCCGACCGGGATCACCAGCCTTGAGGCCGTCCC includes:
- a CDS encoding DUF2200 domain-containing protein yields the protein MARHRIYTTSFASVYPHYVAKAEKKGRTKAEVDQVISWLTGYGPEEFEAQLARKTDFETFFADAPKMNPSRALIKGVVCGVRVEDIEEPTMREIRYLDKLIDELARGKAMDKILREN